The genomic DNA GTTTTCCACCGTGCCCGGCGGCAGCTTGGCGAAGGCGGCGTTGGTCGGCGCGAACACCGTGAACGGGCCCGGACCGTTCAGCGTGTCGACCAAGCCGGCTGCCTTCACGGCGGCGACCAGCGTGGTGTGATCCTTCGAGTTGACCGCGTTCTCCACGATGGTCTTCTGGGCGTACATCGGCGCGCCGCCGACCATCGGGTTCTTGGCGAGCGCCGGCGCAGCGACGAGGCTGAGGCCGAGAGCGAGACTTAGAAGGGTCTTGGACATGGTGTCTCCCTGATACTGCGCCCCTCCAGGGGCGTCGCAGGGGCCTACGGGGCTCGGCGGGGGAAAAGTTTCAGGCCTGTCCGAAGCCACCGCAAATGCGTCCGAAACCGCAAGTGACCTCGTTTGCGGTGACCCGGTGGTATCGGTCAGCCGATGACCGCTCAGGCGGCGTCATCCGATGATGATTTCCGGCGCTTCGAGCCCGGTGGGCGGGGCGTCGTGTTCGTCCAGGGCATCGTGCCGTCCGGCCGGCGCGGCATCGATCGAACCTTGCCCTTCAGGCCGCCCTTTCGTTCGGGGCGAGGCCCCTGGTACCTGCCATCGCGCCACACCCGGAACTTGCGACCGCAGATCCACTCCCTTCGATCGTGGTCGGCTCGCACGATCATGTCGGCGATCACCCGCTCGGCTTCTTCCTTGTCGAAGAGCGCCAACTCGAGCAATCGGATCGCATGGCGTCGCAGGGCCTGTGGCTCCTTAAGGTCCGGTCGCCGGTGCAGGACCCGCAGCACCGCATGCAGCATCGCCCTACCCACGTCGTCCCGCTTCGGCGTGCCGGTCCTCAGACGGTTCTCGCGACGCTCGCCCTCGGTCTCGGCATGGGCGTCGAGGCTGTGCTTCTGCCGCTTCGACATGCCCTTGCGGGACTTCCGGGCCGCGGGTGTCCAGCCTGGACGCCTTGGGGTGGGTTCGGGGGTCTCGGTCTCGTCCGACATGGGTGCGCCTCCGTATGAGAGGCCCCCTATCCATACCGGATCGACGCAAGACACAAACGGCCGAGCTACGGCAGGGCGTTGGCGTCCCCATCGGCTGATGCGGCCAGGTCATCTGATGATGACGTGGGCGCCGTTGCGTGCGTCCAGCCAAATCGCGGCCGCTTAGCCAGGGAGGGGCAGCCGTCGGAGCGCCTCGTACACGGCGTGACACACGGCTAGATCGTCCTCGGGCTCGCCACCCGACGAGCCGACGCCGCCCACGACCTCGTCGCCTACCAGCAGCGGCAATCCACCCGTCAGAGGTAGGCGATCTGGAAAGGCGAGAAGCGCCGCGTTCGCCTGTACCGCCCCTTGTAGATCCTGGGTCGACGTGCGCGTGATCGCGGCCGTCCGAGCCTTCAACCAAGCCGCCTCCGGCGTGTGGAGCCGCGCGCCGTCGAGGCGTTCCAGAGCGAGCAGCACGCCTGCCTCGTCGACCACCGCGAACGCCACCGGAAGGCTGCGCCGTTCAGCCTCTGCGCGTCCCGCAGCCATGAGGATGCGCACGTCGGACGCGTCGAGGCAGGTGCGCTGATGCATGGGACACCGTCGGATTGCGGTCGTGTGAAGCTCGGAAACAGCCGCCACGGGGCGCTGGCTCCTCCTGCGGATCGTAGGTCCGGCCGTGCTGCGTGGCCATGGGCTCAAGATGGAGGTCGTCGGGGCCGGTGTCGAGGCAAGGTGGACCTCACCCTTTAACTTGGCAGCTTCGGAACCTTAGTCTGCCCGGAAATCGGTTGCTCAAAGTTGCCGATATCATCCGGTGTGGGGATGATCACTTCCGGCTCGTCGATCAAGGCATCGATTGCCGCACTCACCGCGATCTTCCATTCTTCCGGTGTCTGCACCTGGGATACGGCTGGAACGGCGTCCAGCAGGGCCCACAATTCACGGAAAGTATCGGCGTCGCTCATCCTTACTTGATAGCACGGGTACGCTGGCTGCGCGGCGCGGGTATCGAGGCGGACCTTCTGCATGATCAGCACGTTGAGAGAGATGAACGCTCATCAAGCACCTGCGCCGGACGTTGCCCGCCTCGCTCTGACCGAGTCAGCCCTCGCAGCCGCCGACAGCCTCTGGCGAGCCGAGATGCAACGGAACTATGGGCCGGACGGGGTGCTGATTTACGCCTTTTCGCCGGAAGGCCAGGGCGGACTCGGAACGACCCTTCGGCAGACCTATGAGGCTCGGCGTGTCGCGGTCGCGATTTGGCGCCACGAGCGGCATCGCAGTTGAAGAACGCGTCGCATTGCGAGGCATGTACTGGGCCTTTACAGGCCGCCCATGTCCGACAAGCTCGACGCCCTCCTCAATCGCCTCAAGGCGCACCAGCGCGATCTCATCTTCGCGATGGCCGATCACGATGGGATGCCGGCACAGAGTGCAATACGTCAGGTCGCTGAGCTGGAGAGCGTGATCGCGGCAGTTGAAGCCGTGGCTGCCGAGGAAGCAGATCGCGCTCGGCGAGGCTGACAGCACCGTCTCCCCATGGCACTCGTGCACCATGGCAATACCCGACAAGACCGGATGCGAGGTGCGGATCGACGGTACGTGGCAGCTCGTGCCGCTAGCTGAGGCACACGCCCACCACCGCGCCGCCGAGAAGCGCTGTCCGACCTGTCACGGCCAAGTGCGCACCCAAGGGCTCTACTCAGGGCAGGGAGGCGTGGCGATGATGCATTACAGCGCCCACGATGGCTGCCCGAGGATGACGAAGCGGTACGCCGGCACGCCGAGGTCGCATCCCCAGCCCTTAGATTGAAACGCGCCGTCGGCGCGTCGTCGAGCCGTGGCCAGCCCTGTATGACACAGCAGGAGCGGTAGCGGACGGCAACAGTACGGCTGTGATTACAGCAAGAGTGAAGGCATTCCACCACACGCATTGAGGATGCAGGCTGCTCCTCTTGCGGGGCGGAGGTCCAGCTGTTCTGCTTGGCTCCCATTTCATCGGTGTCGAGGCCCCAGATATACTCCAGCTCAGGGTCGGCAAGAAAACGCTACCTGTAAGCTGGTGGCGCACAATTGTGCTTGTGCTGCCAGAGGCATCCGGCTACGAACTGCACCCCGGACAAGAAAAAGCCGCCCACAAGGAGCGGCCTGAAGTCTAGGGAGGAAACGCCCAAGAAGGGCTGCGGGACGGCGACGCCATCGCTGTCCCGCAGCGCCAAACTAGGCACTCGCGGCGCAGCACGCAACCGGTCAGGGCCGCAGCAGCCGCATAAGTCAGGCCGACGGATCCGCTTAGGTGCGCTCCCACACCATGGCCCGGCTAACCTATTCGTCGGCTTTCAGCTTCAATTCGGCCGGCCGACGCTGCAGTCGAAGCGCTAGGACCAGCGCGCCAGGCCAGAACACGAGGCTGAGCAGGGCGATCGGGACGATGGGTCGGCCCTTCCACCAAATGATGATGACCGGCAGGAGCAGGCCCGGGATCGCCACCGCGAGGAAAGCCCAGAACTCAAGGTCGGACAGGTCCATATGCCATTCGTAGCAGCCTTCTGCCGCTACGCTTTCGCTCTGACCGGTGGCAGAGTGTCGCCACCATGCCGATCCGGCCCGAGCACCGCTTCTTCTACCCCATCGACTGGGCGCAGCTCTCGGCCGTAATCCGGTTCGGCCGGGCGAAAGGCTGCTGCGAGGGCTGCGGTCGTCCGCACGGACGGATGGTCTACCACCTGGGCGACGGGCGCTTGTGGGACGCGGACGCCGGCCGATGGCGTGATGGTTGGGGGCGTCGGATCCGGATCTCGATAGAGGCCGATATCCTAAGGCAGGCACGCCGGACTCGGGTCGTTCTGGCCGCCGCCCACCGGGACCACGACACCTCGAACAACGCGGACGCCAACCTCGCGGCCTTCTGCCAGCGATGTCACATGATCCACGACCGGCCGGAGCATCAGCGACGGCGCTGGCGCACTCTGTTCCGCAGGAAGGCGCTCGGGGACCTATTCGGCGGTCCCTACGTGTGATGGGAGGAACGAGCCGGGTCTTCAACCGCCAGCCAGCATCAAGGCCTGAACCACGGACGCTACAGCCTTCCATCCGCCTCGTGCTGCATAGGCTGCAGTACGGGCGACGCGGTTGCGCAGACGCCGAGCCCGCCAGACCGCACCGCTCTCGACGGCAAGGCTGCGGGCGTAGTGGCTGAGGCGCAGGCTCTCCGCATCGCAGGCCTTCTTGACCGGATCGCCGTAGAAAGCCGCGATCTTGTCCCGGCTCATGCCTGGCGTAGCGAGCCAAGCCGGCACATGGACGTTGGCGAGCCGGTCGACATCGGTGAGGAGCTTGCCGACCCCGGTCCCAGGGATCGGGCAAGCGGTCTGGAAGGCGTCGCCGATCACCACCAACCCGTCGCGCTCTACTTCCTCGGTCCGAACGAGGTCGATAGGCCGGATCTCTAGGGGCCCGGCGACCGCGAGGTCGGGGCAGGCGGCGGGCAGGCGCGGCATCGTCGCCCGCAGGGTGGCCGCCGGATCCCGCCGCAGGTCAGCGACCCAGGCATCGCCGGGATCGCGGTAGCAGAACAGGTTAGCCCGCATGACGTGGCCGAGCGGGAATAGAGTCAGGTAGGCATCGCGGCCACCGAACCGCTCGGAGAAGTAGGTGAGCGCCGGGATGATCCTCCCTCGGCATCGCGGACACCTCTGATACGCTCATGCTGAGCGGGGAAGGTGTCGGATGGCGAAGACGAGACGCGAGTTCACGCCCGAGTTCAAACGCGAAGCGGTCGCCCTGCTGGAGAGCAGCGGCCGGCCACAGATGCAGGTCGCGGCCGAGCTCGGGATCCAGCCCTCGATGCTGAGGCAGTGGCGCGCCACGCTGAACGGGGCCCTACCCCGGCCGCGGCCGGCCGGATCGACGGGGAGTGCGCCACCAAGCCCGGTCGCCTCGCCGTCCGATCAGGCCGCCGAGATCGCCCGCCTGCGGCGTGAGCTCGACCGTACGCGCATGGAGCGCGACGTGCTAAAAAAAGCCATCGGCATCTTCGCGGAGATGCCCAAGTGACTTTCGCCTTCATCGAGCAGCATGCGCGGACCTGGCCGGTGCGTCTCATGTGCCGCGTGCTCGGAGTCTCACCCAGCGGCTTCTACGGATGGCGGTCACGGCCTGAGAGCGCCAGCTCGGCCTCCAACCGCCAACTCCTGGACGACGTCCGGCGCATCCATGCCGCCCATCACCGGCGCTACGGCTCCCCGCGCGTGCATGCCGCCCTGCGGGCCGAGGGCCGGTCTGTCAGCCGCGGACGGGTGGAGCGCCTCATGCGCCGGCACGGCATCCGTGCTTTGGCGGGGCGTCGGTTCCGGCCCTGTACGACCGACAGCCGGCACGATCTTCCGATCGCCCCAAACCTCCTGAAGCAGGACTTCTCGGCCGCGCGGCCAAACACGGTCTGGCTGGCCGATATTACCTACCTGCCGACCGGCGAGGGCTGGCTGTATCTGGCCGCCGTCCTCGATCTGGCCACGCGCAAGATCGTCGGCTGGTCGATGCGCGATCACATGCGCGCTGAGCTGAGCGTAGCGGCATTGATGATGGCCGCCCAGCGGCAGCGGCCGGCCGCCGGGCTCATCTGCCACTCGGATCGCGGCAGCCAGTACGCGGCCGAGGCCTATCGGAAGCAGCTCGCCGCAATGGGGGCCAGGCCGTCCATGAGTCGGACCGCCTGTTGCTACGATAACGCCCCGATGGAGAGCTTCTTCCACACACTCAAGGTCGAGCTCGTCCATCAACGACGATGGGCGACCCGGGATGAAGCGCGGCGCGATCTGTTCGCCTACATCGAGGGCTACTACAATCGGCAACGCATCCACTCGGCACTCGGCTATCTTACGCCCGAGCAAGCCGAGAGGACCACGAAATGATCTCTCTGTGTCCGCGACACCGAGGGAGGATCACTGTTCATCACGATAGATCTGCTTGGCACCATGACCGTCGTGACGCGTCATGTGACCGAGTCAGGCTATGCTACAGCCGGATTGTCCTTTTGTCTCGGCGACCTGCTCGGCTGATCCTGCGCGTGGAGAGGTGCCACCCGTCCCTGGCCGCCGCGGCACTAGAGTAAACGAACGGTTCACCAACTCGGCGCAATTGCTCGGATCGCCTCGCTCCTACCGCGATGTGACGACGTTCTACCGGCACACCCACCGGAGACACGCAGCCATGCTGATCCTCAATCCGCTCACCGGACAGATGGTTGAGGTGCGTGTTCCCCGGCCAGGGCCGAGGACCGCCTGATCTTCCTGGCAATGCGCGCCCACGCATAGCCATCCCTCCGGCCGCAAGCGTGCGACCGGGTACCAGCAGCCACAGCCCCGCGGCATAAGCCCCGCCCGCCGTGAACCCCAGCGAACCGATGACCCTGGCCGACCTCGACAAGCCCGCCGAACTCACCGTGTGGCCAGGCCATACGCCGGCTCACGTCGCCGACGCTCGCAGCTTCT from Methylobacterium oryzae includes the following:
- a CDS encoding GlcG/HbpS family heme-binding protein — its product is MHQRTCLDASDVRILMAAGRAEAERRSLPVAFAVVDEAGVLLALERLDGARLHTPEAAWLKARTAAITRTSTQDLQGAVQANAALLAFPDRLPLTGGLPLLVGDEVVGGVGSSGGEPEDDLAVCHAVYEALRRLPLPG
- a CDS encoding IS3 family transposase (programmed frameshift); the protein is MAKTRREFTPEFKREAVALLESSGRPQMQVAAELGIQPSMLRQWRATLNGALPRPRPAGSTGSAPPSPVASPSDQAAEIARLRRELDRTRMERDVPKKSHRHLRGDAQVTFAFIEQHARTWPVRLMCRVLGVSPSGFYGWRSRPESASSASNRQLLDDVRRIHAAHHRRYGSPRVHAALRAEGRSVSRGRVERLMRRHGIRALAGRRFRPCTTDSRHDLPIAPNLLKQDFSAARPNTVWLADITYLPTGEGWLYLAAVLDLATRKIVGWSMRDHMRAELSVAALMMAAQRQRPAAGLICHSDRGSQYAAEAYRKQLAAMGARPSMSRTACCYDNAPMESFFHTLKVELVHQRRWATRDEARRDLFAYIEGYYNRQRIHSALGYLTPEQAERTTK